In Vibrio japonicus, one DNA window encodes the following:
- a CDS encoding transglycosylase SLT domain-containing protein, translating to MTRTLTVTFITVLLGGCATAPPKNQSNVCEIFREKSDWYGDAKEMQEDWGTPIQVAMAFVKQESAFRHDARPPKNYVLGFIPWGRISSAYGYAQAQDAAWEDFQKATDHGGSRTNFSDSLAFIGWYTNETSKQLGISKWDPYNQYLAYHEGRGGYKRKTYQSKPSLIRVARKVDQQAKDYGWQLKQCRQELEENQSWWF from the coding sequence GTGACAAGGACGTTAACGGTTACATTTATTACGGTGCTGCTCGGCGGTTGCGCGACAGCACCACCTAAAAACCAGTCAAACGTGTGTGAAATCTTTCGTGAAAAATCAGATTGGTATGGTGATGCGAAAGAGATGCAGGAAGACTGGGGGACGCCGATCCAAGTCGCAATGGCATTTGTGAAACAAGAAAGTGCTTTTCGCCACGATGCTCGTCCACCTAAAAATTATGTATTGGGCTTCATTCCATGGGGACGAATCAGCAGCGCCTATGGGTACGCTCAGGCTCAAGATGCGGCATGGGAAGATTTTCAAAAAGCCACGGATCATGGTGGCTCTCGAACGAATTTTTCTGACTCGCTCGCATTTATTGGGTGGTATACCAATGAAACGAGTAAACAGTTGGGGATCTCCAAGTGGGATCCTTACAATCAGTATTTAGCCTATCATGAGGGGAGAGGTGGCTATAAGCGTAAAACCTATCAGTCAAAACCCTCACTAATTAGAGTTGCTCGTAAAGTCGATCAGCAAGCAAAGGATTATGGTTGGCAACTAAAACAGTGCCGACAAGAACTGGAAGAGAACCAAAGCTGGTGGTTTTAA
- the luxS gene encoding S-ribosylhomocysteine lyase: protein MPLLDSFTVDHTRMNAPAVRVAKTMTTPKGDTITVFDLRFTAPNKDILSEKGIHTLEHLYAGFMRKHLNGDSVEIIDISPMGCRTGFYMSLIGTPSEAQVAESWLAAMHDVLKVESQDQIPELNEYQCGTAAMHSLDEAKQIAQNIIDAGISVNKNDELALPEEMLKELRVD, encoded by the coding sequence ATGCCGTTATTAGATAGCTTTACCGTTGATCACACTCGCATGAATGCACCTGCGGTACGTGTGGCAAAAACGATGACTACACCAAAAGGTGATACGATCACCGTCTTTGATTTGCGCTTTACGGCTCCAAATAAAGATATACTTTCAGAAAAAGGTATCCACACGTTGGAACACCTATATGCTGGCTTTATGCGTAAACACTTAAACGGAGACAGTGTTGAGATTATCGATATCTCACCTATGGGCTGCCGTACAGGTTTTTACATGAGCTTAATTGGTACACCTTCGGAAGCGCAGGTCGCGGAATCGTGGCTTGCTGCAATGCACGACGTGTTAAAGGTTGAAAGTCAGGATCAGATTCCAGAATTGAATGAATATCAATGCGGAACAGCCGCAATGCATTCCTTAGATGAAGCCAAGCAAATTGCTCAGAATATTATTGATGCTGGCATTAGCGTCAATAAGAACGATGAGTTGGCACTACCTGAAGAAATGTTGAAAGAGTTGCGTGTAGACTAA
- a CDS encoding RDD family protein yields MSPTNSLPPAGLMRRLGALFYDCLIVIAIEMMAAGVVIAVLHALMAMGFFSVAPYADVSDLLTNHPIWSPVYTLYLAAVWVYFFVFFWTRAGQTLGMRAWKIQVRSTDGSPISATQALIRLATSGFGLANLTVPFDPKKRGFHDIWAKTQVVVLPKAR; encoded by the coding sequence ATGTCACCGACAAATTCTCTGCCACCAGCAGGCTTGATGCGCCGCCTTGGAGCGCTTTTTTACGATTGCCTTATTGTCATTGCGATAGAAATGATGGCAGCCGGTGTTGTTATTGCTGTTTTACATGCACTTATGGCGATGGGTTTTTTCAGTGTCGCGCCGTATGCAGATGTTAGCGACTTGCTAACCAATCACCCAATATGGAGCCCTGTTTATACACTTTATCTAGCCGCGGTATGGGTATATTTCTTTGTCTTTTTCTGGACTCGCGCTGGCCAAACTTTGGGTATGCGAGCTTGGAAGATTCAAGTCCGAAGCACTGATGGCTCGCCAATTTCAGCGACTCAAGCTCTCATTCGTTTGGCGACATCTGGATTCGGACTCGCTAACCTCACTGTACCTTTCGACCCTAAAAAGCGTGGATTCCACGATATCTGGGCGAAAACTCAAGTAGTTGTTTTACCAAAAGCGAGATAA
- a CDS encoding DUF2254 domain-containing protein, translating into MTGSKWQWLLKQMTRKLWVRTSLYALLAVVTALISIVLNKFITLPPALNVSNELLDNILNILATSMLAVTTFSLNIMVSAYSAASAGVTPRATKLLMEDSTTQNALATFIGSFMFSLVGIIALGIGAYHEQARIYLFLVTMVVIVMIILTLLRWIQHLSVLGRVSETTSNVEKALLGAIRKRGKDPWLGAHPWSHPEHKPRGSKPIFSQEIGYLQHVDMHHLDSIAEANQCTIYIERQPGSFVYLSQPLAWVCGELAKESDVIVAFTIRTERTYDQDPRFGLVVLAEIASRALSPAVNDNGTAIDVIGRSVRALSLWGELIGQRPAKPHFPRLFVPALNCQDLFDDVFLPIAHDGAAQFQVQVRLQKALLALSSMHPEEFTSPAIKLSEKALELALTQHYTEDEKHQLSQLAHKVNDQKAHS; encoded by the coding sequence ATGACGGGATCTAAGTGGCAGTGGTTGTTAAAACAAATGACACGCAAACTGTGGGTCCGTACTTCACTCTACGCTTTGCTTGCGGTTGTTACCGCTCTGATATCCATAGTTTTGAACAAATTCATCACTCTGCCTCCTGCACTCAACGTCAGCAATGAACTGCTGGATAACATATTAAATATTCTCGCAACATCGATGTTAGCGGTGACCACCTTTTCTCTGAATATCATGGTCTCAGCGTACAGCGCAGCTAGCGCAGGGGTAACGCCAAGAGCGACCAAACTGTTAATGGAAGACAGCACAACGCAAAACGCACTAGCGACATTTATCGGCTCGTTTATGTTCAGCCTTGTAGGGATTATCGCTCTTGGGATTGGTGCCTACCACGAGCAGGCTCGCATCTACTTATTCCTTGTCACCATGGTCGTGATCGTGATGATCATCCTGACCCTACTGCGCTGGATTCAGCACCTGTCAGTTCTTGGAAGAGTCAGTGAAACGACCTCTAATGTGGAAAAAGCCTTGTTAGGTGCGATTCGAAAACGTGGCAAAGATCCTTGGCTTGGGGCTCACCCATGGAGTCATCCGGAACACAAACCTCGCGGGAGTAAACCCATTTTCAGTCAAGAGATTGGATACTTACAACATGTTGATATGCATCATCTTGATAGCATTGCCGAAGCTAACCAGTGCACTATCTATATTGAACGTCAGCCGGGGAGTTTTGTATACCTTAGCCAACCACTCGCTTGGGTTTGTGGTGAGCTGGCCAAAGAGAGTGATGTTATCGTTGCTTTCACGATCCGAACCGAACGAACATACGATCAAGATCCTCGTTTTGGCTTGGTAGTGCTAGCAGAAATCGCTTCAAGGGCCCTATCGCCTGCGGTGAACGATAACGGCACTGCCATTGATGTAATTGGACGTTCTGTACGGGCACTTTCACTTTGGGGTGAGCTAATCGGCCAACGGCCAGCTAAGCCCCATTTTCCAAGGCTGTTTGTTCCTGCATTAAACTGCCAAGACTTATTTGATGATGTGTTTTTGCCGATAGCGCACGATGGTGCAGCCCAATTCCAAGTGCAGGTGCGCCTACAAAAAGCGTTGTTGGCTTTGTCGAGCATGCACCCCGAGGAGTTTACTTCACCCGCAATCAAACTTTCAGAGAAGGCATTAGAACTCGCGCTAACTCAACATTACACCGAAGATGAAAAGCACCAACTTTCTCAGCTTGCTCATAAGGTTAATGATCAAAAAGCGCATTCTTGA
- a CDS encoding GlsB/YeaQ/YmgE family stress response membrane protein — MGIISWIILGLIAGALAKWIMPGKDGGGWIATMLLGIAGAFVGGFIGSFLGFGGANGVNVGSIITATLGAFILLFLYNRFIKG; from the coding sequence ATGGGTATAATTTCATGGATCATTCTTGGTTTAATAGCAGGGGCATTGGCAAAATGGATAATGCCAGGTAAAGATGGTGGTGGCTGGATTGCAACAATGCTACTGGGTATTGCAGGTGCCTTTGTGGGTGGGTTTATTGGTAGTTTTCTTGGTTTCGGGGGTGCTAATGGCGTGAATGTAGGCAGTATTATTACCGCAACGCTGGGGGCTTTTATCCTTCTGTTTTTGTACAACCGTTTTATAAAAGGATAA
- a CDS encoding helix-turn-helix transcriptional regulator, with the protein MSSQVLVILADQNLSSSLIKQQLSSLQQLTVYVCTASELVKLSREVVVDLILVDYQHMVDMDKACQLPNFEVLGLDLLFHNVPDTSFKEEFVNSPALKGLLFQDVPIEHLTRSVKHILNGGLWLPRSWMEKMILCFRELGVYKNFSYNLLTSRERQILDLLSQGKSNKVMAEQLFLSESTIKTHVYKLYKKLDVHRRQDAITLLKNGIRSAK; encoded by the coding sequence ATGAGCAGTCAAGTTCTTGTGATTTTGGCAGATCAAAACCTAAGTAGTAGCCTTATAAAGCAGCAGTTGTCTTCTCTACAACAGCTCACTGTTTATGTTTGTACAGCTAGTGAGTTAGTAAAGCTAAGCCGAGAAGTGGTGGTCGATTTAATTTTAGTTGACTATCAACACATGGTGGACATGGATAAAGCCTGTCAATTACCGAACTTTGAAGTTCTGGGGCTGGACCTGCTTTTTCATAATGTTCCGGATACCAGTTTTAAAGAAGAGTTTGTAAATAGCCCTGCACTGAAAGGGTTGTTGTTTCAAGATGTGCCTATTGAGCACCTGACGAGAAGTGTGAAGCATATACTCAATGGTGGGTTGTGGTTACCTAGAAGTTGGATGGAAAAAATGATTTTATGCTTTAGGGAATTGGGGGTTTATAAAAATTTTAGCTATAACTTACTTACAAGTAGAGAGCGCCAAATCTTAGATTTACTCTCTCAGGGGAAATCAAACAAAGTAATGGCAGAGCAACTTTTTTTGTCAGAAAGTACGATAAAGACTCACGTATACAAGCTGTATAAAAAGCTTGATGTTCACCGTAGGCAAGATGCGATTACCTTGTTAAAAAATGGCATAAGAAGTGCCAAATAA
- a CDS encoding transporter, with amino-acid sequence MLRKAKILCSLATLCLSTNVVAEEETEVAKRPQTVQDVIVRSGVLTPKGQVAFDASVSFTQNSSNKVAVVGYTVLPALLVGRIEVSDSDRTTMTASLSMRYGLRDDTELEVRWPYVYRSDQITTRPIEDGSESETINTSKSGGGMGDIEFALRHQLNFETTPYWIAGLTLKSAYGKSPYEIDINETDNTYEEIPTGSGFWSIEPAISMLYPTDPAVIFLSFSYIYNFKDSVNVNGESTDIDLGDTISLGAGVGFALNPDLSLSMGFGHRTILDSKINGEKPEDSKLLHLDTLNFGVNYAFSPTSSISINAQAGLTEDSPDFQLTVRVPFSI; translated from the coding sequence ATGTTAAGGAAAGCAAAAATATTATGCTCACTCGCGACTTTATGCCTGTCCACTAATGTTGTCGCCGAAGAAGAGACTGAGGTAGCAAAACGTCCTCAAACGGTACAAGATGTCATTGTGCGCTCAGGAGTACTGACACCCAAAGGTCAAGTCGCGTTTGATGCGTCAGTCAGTTTTACACAAAACTCTTCAAACAAAGTGGCGGTTGTGGGTTATACAGTCTTACCCGCTCTTTTAGTGGGTCGGATAGAGGTGTCAGACTCAGATCGAACCACGATGACAGCAAGTTTATCAATGCGTTATGGATTAAGGGATGACACGGAGCTTGAGGTTAGGTGGCCATATGTATATAGATCGGATCAAATAACGACGCGTCCGATAGAAGATGGATCAGAATCTGAGACGATTAATACATCGAAAAGCGGTGGTGGGATGGGGGATATTGAATTTGCCCTAAGACATCAACTCAATTTTGAGACTACACCCTATTGGATTGCTGGTTTAACGTTGAAGTCAGCGTATGGTAAATCACCATATGAGATTGATATTAATGAAACGGACAATACTTATGAAGAAATCCCGACAGGTTCAGGTTTTTGGAGTATTGAACCTGCTATCTCGATGTTGTATCCAACCGATCCCGCCGTTATATTTTTAAGTTTCAGTTACATATACAACTTCAAAGACAGTGTTAATGTTAACGGGGAAAGTACAGATATTGATTTGGGAGACACCATTTCTTTGGGTGCAGGCGTAGGCTTTGCACTTAATCCAGATCTTTCTCTATCAATGGGATTTGGTCACAGAACTATCCTGGATAGTAAAATTAATGGTGAAAAACCCGAAGATTCTAAACTGCTTCATTTAGACACATTGAACTTTGGTGTTAACTACGCGTTTAGTCCTACCAGTTCGATTAGTATAAATGCGCAAGCGGGCTTAACCGAAGATAGCCCGGATTTTCAATTGACCGTGAGAGTACCGTTTAGTATTTGA
- a CDS encoding C39 family peptidase — protein sequence MKIVRNLIWAMLAVSASAHSLDFFPSRGQLSVPVKSVKEIQFGDVLRQQYDFSCGSAALASLLTYHYETPSTEEAIFHIMFEKGNKALIEKEGFSLLDMKNYLVSIGLKADGFNMDLATIKKIGVPGITLVNFDGYMHFVVIKGINSDSVIIGDPSRGTITMTHEEFNHYYENVVLLVRNQAHIARTHFITSDDFSLYTSSPLDAGVSRDSLGLFSITLPQAGEY from the coding sequence ATGAAAATTGTTCGTAACTTAATTTGGGCGATGTTGGCAGTTTCAGCATCCGCCCACTCTTTGGACTTTTTTCCAAGCCGGGGGCAATTATCGGTTCCAGTTAAAAGTGTCAAAGAAATACAGTTTGGTGATGTGCTTCGTCAGCAATATGATTTTAGCTGTGGTTCAGCTGCGCTAGCTTCGTTGCTTACCTATCACTATGAAACCCCTTCGACAGAAGAAGCTATTTTTCACATTATGTTTGAAAAAGGTAACAAAGCACTCATTGAGAAAGAGGGTTTCTCATTACTGGATATGAAAAATTACCTAGTTTCTATTGGCTTAAAAGCCGATGGGTTTAACATGGATTTGGCCACAATTAAAAAAATTGGTGTACCGGGTATAACCTTAGTTAATTTCGATGGTTATATGCACTTTGTTGTCATTAAAGGAATAAATTCTGATTCCGTCATTATTGGTGATCCATCTAGGGGAACCATAACAATGACTCATGAAGAATTTAATCACTATTATGAGAATGTTGTTTTATTGGTACGTAACCAAGCCCATATAGCCCGAACCCACTTTATAACTAGCGATGATTTTTCACTTTATACGAGCTCTCCTCTGGATGCAGGGGTTAGTAGAGATTCTCTTGGCTTATTCAGTATAACGCTTCCTCAAGCAGGAGAGTATTAG
- a CDS encoding carbon storage regulator yields the protein MRIALLTLSAMAALSASADDIAMTDLELSEAALDSSRGGKYISKSVMIADSDQHGMISNGSVGDYSMTGDNIISSGALTGITGVNSVIQNSGNNVLIQNSTVLNLTLK from the coding sequence ATGCGTATTGCACTACTCACGTTGAGTGCGATGGCTGCGCTATCCGCTAGTGCCGATGATATTGCTATGACCGATCTGGAATTGTCTGAAGCTGCTTTGGACAGTTCCAGAGGAGGCAAATATATCAGCAAGTCAGTCATGATAGCTGACTCCGACCAGCATGGGATGATATCCAATGGCTCGGTAGGAGATTATTCAATGACTGGTGATAATATTATTTCGTCAGGCGCACTCACGGGTATCACTGGGGTAAATAGTGTCATCCAAAACTCCGGTAACAATGTGCTTATACAGAACTCAACGGTCCTTAACCTGACACTTAAATAA
- a CDS encoding VOC family protein gives MFKLTPYLFFAGRCEEALDFYSVCFGGVVVTKQLFKDAPQVIEGADPNWVMHAEFEAFGMKIMLSDGVVAKELKGNNVALSLVVGSIEEQARLFEKLSSGGHVMVPLADTYWGACFGKVEDKFGVRWMLTCNEVI, from the coding sequence ATGTTCAAGTTAACCCCCTATTTGTTTTTTGCTGGCCGATGTGAAGAGGCCTTGGACTTTTACTCAGTTTGCTTTGGTGGTGTTGTTGTTACCAAGCAATTGTTTAAGGATGCACCGCAAGTAATAGAAGGTGCGGATCCGAACTGGGTGATGCATGCTGAGTTTGAAGCGTTTGGTATGAAAATCATGTTATCTGACGGCGTTGTTGCAAAAGAACTCAAAGGAAACAATGTTGCTCTGTCATTGGTGGTGGGTAGTATAGAAGAGCAGGCTAGACTATTTGAAAAGTTATCTTCTGGTGGTCATGTCATGGTTCCATTAGCAGATACGTACTGGGGGGCTTGCTTCGGTAAAGTAGAAGACAAATTTGGTGTTCGTTGGATGCTGACTTGCAATGAAGTTATTTAA
- a CDS encoding HD-GYP domain-containing protein, whose amino-acid sequence MASIKISVDRIQPGLHIRLPVKWNEHPFLFNSFKIKDDEQIRLIRYLGIKHVFMNPSQSDAPPLPVQSLPTPESGDEQLENIDKEAELLWKEKQERIEKLSAYRRRVIKCEKEFERSLSRMRAVMNKIRNRPEQALNEASLLVSDIVEQLLNDDNVTLHLMNGKSEFEDVYFHSLNVAVLSMMIAKAKRLQPEQIKQVAFASLFHDIGKIKVPTAIVRKQTPLTEPEKNYLKLHTKYGIELANNIEGFPESAKKVIEQHHELNNGSGYPAGLKEEDIDELTQIVSVANAYDNLCHHNVPSEQKIPYVALSHLYKNCKHLYNNDNLSLLIKFMGIYPPGTVVQLSNDMVGLVISVNVSNILFPNVLIYDPSVPRTQAPIIDLAERDINIVSAVLPQKLPDRVREYLNPRSRISYFFDSDE is encoded by the coding sequence GTGGCAAGCATAAAGATTTCCGTAGACCGAATCCAGCCGGGGTTACACATTCGGCTGCCTGTAAAATGGAATGAGCATCCTTTCTTATTTAATAGCTTCAAAATTAAAGATGACGAGCAAATTCGTTTGATCCGTTACCTTGGGATTAAACATGTCTTTATGAATCCCTCTCAAAGCGATGCCCCACCGTTACCAGTGCAGTCACTCCCCACTCCTGAAAGCGGTGATGAACAGCTAGAGAACATAGATAAAGAAGCTGAGCTGTTATGGAAAGAGAAACAAGAGCGAATTGAGAAGCTAAGTGCTTATAGACGAAGAGTGATCAAGTGCGAGAAAGAGTTTGAACGCTCATTGTCACGTATGCGCGCAGTGATGAACAAAATACGCAATCGTCCTGAGCAAGCACTAAACGAAGCAAGCCTGCTTGTCAGTGATATTGTAGAACAGCTACTTAATGATGATAATGTCACTTTGCATTTAATGAATGGTAAGAGTGAGTTTGAAGATGTTTACTTCCACTCGTTGAATGTGGCAGTTCTCTCGATGATGATTGCGAAAGCGAAGCGCCTGCAACCAGAGCAAATCAAACAGGTTGCGTTTGCTTCGCTTTTTCATGATATAGGGAAAATAAAAGTCCCAACCGCAATTGTTCGTAAACAAACGCCATTGACTGAGCCAGAAAAAAACTATCTCAAGCTCCATACCAAATATGGGATAGAGCTGGCCAATAATATTGAAGGCTTTCCTGAATCTGCGAAGAAAGTCATTGAACAGCATCATGAATTGAACAATGGTTCCGGCTATCCGGCAGGATTAAAAGAAGAAGACATTGATGAGTTGACCCAAATCGTCAGTGTGGCTAATGCTTACGATAATCTTTGCCACCATAATGTTCCCTCAGAACAGAAAATTCCATATGTAGCGCTGTCTCATCTATATAAGAACTGCAAGCACCTATACAACAATGACAACTTAAGCCTGCTAATTAAATTTATGGGGATATACCCACCAGGCACAGTAGTACAGTTGTCCAATGACATGGTTGGATTAGTGATATCCGTGAATGTGAGCAATATTCTTTTTCCTAATGTGCTGATTTACGACCCTTCCGTTCCTCGTACCCAAGCCCCTATTATTGATTTAGCAGAGCGGGATATAAATATAGTCAGCGCTGTTTTGCCTCAAAAACTACCAGACAGAGTCAGAGAATATCTAAACCCGAGATCACGAATCTCTTATTTCTTTGATTCTGATGAGTAG
- a CDS encoding DUF547 domain-containing protein has product MKALLLLTLSLFSVSTFAAPKSELWQYWNSSNENSAIKVNHQKWQTILDKYLITERGNTLFRYKSVSSSDKKSLKSYIRDQSSIDPRQLTKAQQYAYWVNLYNAVTVDLILDAYPIKSITKLGGLFSFGPWDEEMVKINDKKITLNDIEHRILRPIWKDPRTHYAVNCASLGCPNLQTQAFTAINTEQLLENAASTFINSEKGVKVTDKQVRLSSIYEWFAEDFGTKSQLIAHLAKYRPELVNWNGRVVYDYDWSLNEKDS; this is encoded by the coding sequence ATGAAAGCACTGTTACTCCTTACCCTTTCTTTATTCTCAGTGAGCACATTCGCTGCACCTAAATCTGAGTTGTGGCAATACTGGAACTCGTCTAACGAGAATTCTGCCATTAAAGTCAATCACCAAAAGTGGCAAACGATATTGGATAAATATCTTATCACTGAGAGGGGGAACACTCTGTTCCGATACAAAAGTGTCTCTTCTTCTGATAAGAAAAGTTTAAAGAGCTATATTCGAGATCAGTCATCCATTGACCCACGTCAACTGACCAAAGCCCAGCAGTACGCTTACTGGGTCAATCTATACAACGCTGTGACGGTGGATTTGATACTTGATGCGTATCCAATTAAATCGATTACAAAACTTGGCGGGTTATTCAGTTTTGGCCCTTGGGATGAAGAGATGGTGAAAATAAACGATAAAAAAATCACCTTGAATGACATCGAACACCGAATCTTGCGTCCGATTTGGAAAGATCCGAGAACACATTATGCTGTGAACTGTGCAAGCTTAGGCTGCCCTAACCTACAGACTCAGGCCTTCACAGCAATTAACACTGAACAGTTACTTGAAAACGCTGCGAGCACATTTATTAATAGCGAGAAAGGCGTCAAAGTCACAGATAAGCAAGTTCGCCTGTCATCAATCTACGAATGGTTTGCTGAAGACTTTGGTACAAAGTCTCAGTTAATCGCTCACCTAGCTAAATATCGACCAGAGCTAGTCAATTGGAATGGTAGAGTTGTATATGACTATGATTGGTCATTAAATGAAAAAGATAGCTAG
- the leuD gene encoding 3-isopropylmalate dehydratase small subunit, which produces MSGFKQHTGLVVPLDAANVDTDAIIPKQFLQKVSRLGFGKHLFHDWRFLDDAGEQPNPEFVMNAPRYQGASILLARENFGCGSSREHAPWALADYGIKAMIAPSFADIFYGNSINNQMVPVRLTEQEVDEIFQFVEANEGAQVEVDLEAMKVRANGKEYSFEIDEFRRHCLLNGLDNIGLTLQHEDKIAEYESKIPAFLK; this is translated from the coding sequence ATGTCAGGTTTTAAACAACACACAGGCTTGGTAGTTCCTCTAGACGCTGCAAACGTCGATACCGATGCGATCATTCCAAAGCAGTTCCTACAAAAAGTGTCTCGTCTTGGTTTTGGTAAGCACCTTTTCCACGACTGGCGCTTCTTAGATGACGCGGGTGAACAACCAAATCCAGAGTTTGTAATGAACGCTCCACGTTACCAAGGTGCATCGATTCTACTAGCACGCGAAAACTTTGGCTGTGGTTCTTCGCGCGAGCACGCGCCATGGGCACTGGCTGATTACGGCATTAAAGCGATGATTGCGCCAAGCTTTGCTGATATTTTTTACGGCAACTCGATCAACAACCAAATGGTTCCAGTACGCTTAACCGAGCAAGAAGTCGATGAGATCTTTCAGTTCGTTGAAGCCAATGAAGGTGCGCAAGTAGAAGTTGATCTTGAAGCAATGAAAGTAAGAGCTAATGGTAAAGAGTACTCATTTGAAATTGATGAATTCCGCCGTCACTGCTTGCTAAATGGTTTAGACAATATCGGCCTAACACTTCAGCACGAAGATAAGATCGCTGAGTACGAAAGCAAGATTCCAGCTTTCTTAAAGTAA
- the leuC gene encoding 3-isopropylmalate dehydratase large subunit: MGKTLYEKVYDAHVAVAAEGENPILYIDRHLVHEVTSPQAFDGLREKGRKVRQVGKTFATMDHNVSTTTKDINASGEMARIQMETLSKNCEEFDVTLYDINHKYQGIVHVMGPELGITLPGMTIVCGDSHTATHGAFGSLAFGIGTSEVEHVLATQTLKQARAKTMKIEVKGKVAPGITAKDIVLAIIGKTTAAGGTGYVVEFCGEAITDLSMEGRMTVCNMAIELGAKAGLIAPDETTFEYVKGRKFSPEGADFDAAVEYWKTLHTDEDAKFDAVVTLNAADIKPQITWGTNPGQVIAVDAPIPSPESFSDPIEKASAEKALAYMGLEAGKSLSDYPVDKVFVGSCTNSRIEDMRAAAAVAKGRKVASHVQALIVPGSEQVKAQAEAEGLDVIFKEAGFEWRLPGCSMCLAMNNDRLGPHERCASTSNRNFEGRQGRDGRTHLVSPAMAAAAAIAGHFVDIRELD; encoded by the coding sequence ATGGGCAAAACATTATACGAAAAAGTCTACGACGCGCACGTTGCCGTAGCAGCTGAAGGTGAAAACCCGATTCTATATATCGACCGCCATTTAGTACATGAGGTAACCTCACCTCAGGCGTTCGATGGTCTACGCGAAAAGGGCCGTAAAGTTCGTCAGGTAGGCAAGACTTTTGCCACAATGGACCACAACGTTTCAACCACCACGAAAGACATTAACGCGTCAGGTGAAATGGCGCGCATCCAAATGGAAACGCTGTCTAAGAACTGTGAAGAGTTTGACGTTACCCTTTACGATATCAACCACAAATATCAAGGTATCGTGCACGTAATGGGCCCGGAGCTAGGGATCACCCTTCCAGGTATGACGATAGTATGTGGTGATTCACATACCGCGACTCATGGTGCATTTGGCTCACTAGCTTTCGGTATTGGTACTTCAGAAGTAGAGCATGTTTTAGCGACTCAAACGTTAAAGCAGGCTCGTGCTAAAACCATGAAGATCGAAGTTAAAGGTAAGGTTGCTCCTGGGATTACCGCCAAAGATATCGTTTTGGCAATCATCGGTAAAACCACCGCTGCGGGCGGCACAGGTTATGTTGTTGAATTCTGTGGTGAAGCGATTACTGACCTTTCAATGGAAGGTCGTATGACCGTATGTAACATGGCGATTGAACTGGGTGCTAAAGCAGGCCTAATCGCTCCGGATGAAACGACATTCGAGTACGTAAAAGGACGTAAGTTCTCACCAGAAGGTGCCGACTTTGACGCAGCAGTAGAATACTGGAAAACACTGCATACTGATGAAGATGCAAAATTCGATGCTGTCGTGACACTAAATGCCGCTGACATCAAACCTCAAATCACATGGGGTACTAATCCAGGTCAAGTGATCGCTGTAGATGCTCCGATTCCATCTCCAGAGAGTTTTTCAGACCCAATCGAGAAAGCCTCAGCTGAAAAAGCACTCGCGTACATGGGACTAGAAGCAGGTAAGTCTCTTTCAGATTACCCAGTTGATAAAGTGTTTGTCGGTTCATGTACCAACTCTCGTATCGAAGACATGCGTGCAGCGGCAGCGGTTGCGAAAGGTCGCAAAGTCGCTTCTCACGTTCAAGCCCTAATTGTTCCAGGGTCTGAACAAGTGAAAGCACAAGCGGAAGCAGAAGGCTTGGATGTAATTTTTAAAGAAGCAGGCTTTGAGTGGCGTCTGCCAGGCTGCTCAATGTGCTTAGCAATGAACAACGACCGTTTAGGTCCCCACGAGCGCTGTGCATCGACTTCAAACCGTAACTTTGAAGGACGTCAAGGTCGTGATGGTCGTACACATTTGGTAAGCCCAGCGATGGCAGCCGCCGCTGCAATTGCTGGTCATTTTGTTGATATTCGTGAGTTGGACTAA